CTGAAACCCTTCCGGACCGCCCTTGACCGCGATGGGCACGTACCCGGCCAGATTCACGGCAAAGACCGTCGGGCCGGTGGAGAAGCCGGCCACGTGCAGCCGACCGGAACGCATGGCTTCAACCTGGGCCGCGTTGGAGTGCACGGTGTAGTAGATGACCTTTTTGCCGGTGGCCTTCTCCAGGTAGCTCATGAAATCCGAGAACACGTCCTGGTACACAGCCGGGTCTTCCACCGGGGTATAGGTGAAGACCAGCGTAGAGGGATCCTTGCACTGTCCCGCGGGCAGCAAGTCAGCGACCAAGTCCCTGTCGTTGTCGCAAAACCGCTCGTCCAGATTGCCGCGATGCTCGCAGACCTGGGCAAATCCGGGATGGGCCAGGGCCAGAATCAGGATCATCGCCAAAAAGACAAACACCTTTCTCATCATGCTCACTCCTTGTTGTGGGGTTGCTGTCAATTGCACGTCATGAACACCGATCAAGTCAAAAGGGTGAAACCGAAAATCGGCGATAATCCCACCAGGGAAGGCCAAAGCCCTCCTCGACGATGTCTCGCGCCGATTTCGTTGGACCAAGTCCCTCTAATCGGATTTTCGTTTCAGGTCATCAAATGTTTCCAAGTCCCTGGCGGACGGCCTCCACGGCCTTGTAGGCCGTGGCAATGGCCACTCCGGCACCGCACTTCATCCGAATCCAGTCCTGATGCGCCAGGATCGACCCTGCCGCGTGCAAGCCTGGGTGGACCGGACGCCCGTCCTCGGCCAAGGGACGAAACTGCTGGTCAACGGCCAAGCCCGTCCTGTGCACCGGGTGGCCGCGTGGATCAAAATAGTCCTGTCGATGCCAACCGGAACGGCTCTCGGGCTGCCGGACCGCAAGGTCGAAGACGGTCTCCACGATACCGCGATCCCGGCGGGCCGCCAGCCCGCCTCCCAGAAACCGACCCGAGCAGAGCAACACTTTGGCGGCGCGCACCTCACGCTCCACGGGCTGCCCGGTGATCCGCAGGACAAACGGATCATCCGGTCCCGGCACGATGCCGGACATTTTTTGCTGGCAAAACAGGGCCACCCCGCGCTCCGGCAAGGCGCTCTCAAAGGCTTCCTTCAGCCGGATTCCAGGCACTCCCGGGGGCATGGTCGGGATTTCGAACACCGGCACACCGAGACGCTCGGCCAGGTCACGGGTCACATCCCCGGGGCGGTGCATGCCCAGCACAGCCGGAAACCCGACGGCCTCCACGCCGTGGACGTGCGGGGCCACCACTTCGGCCAGGGCTTTTCGCGCCGAAGCGGTCTCCAGCATCCGGGCCGCCTGCTCCGGATACAATTCGCCCCCCGTATGGCCGGGCATGGCGACGGACACGGGCTGGAGACCCGGCCAGACTTCGGCGAGGTTCGCGGCGATCTGCCTGGACGAAAAACCCTTCAAGCCATGCAGGGCGACGATCAAAGCAGGTTGCTTTCGCTCCAGGGCCAGGCACCCGGCCAGGGCTGTCTCCGGAACGCACCAGGAGTGCTTGACCGTGCCGGCGGGAGACGGCAGGCGATAGTTATCGTCCCCGCCTGTTTTGTAGGGCAGTCCGATGTCCGCCAGAAATGCCGACACTTCCGCGAAAGCCGCCAGAATCTCCTCGGCAGGCACCCCTGCATAGGGATGTCCCGGCTCGATCCGGAACAGGTCCGCCATCGCGGCAAAGGGCTTGCGAACCACCGTGGGCCGTCCGCCTTCCGTCTCCGAAGGCAGGGCCCCGAGAAGGTCAAAGACGCCGCTGGTATAGGCCAGAGCTCCGGTACTCCCGGCCTGGACCACGGATAATCCCCGATTGGCGGCGAAAACAGCGGCGGCCATGCCCGCGATGCCCGTTCCAATAATGGCCAGATCGCATTGCATCATGTCATTCATGTGACAATTCGACCTCCGGGGACTCTGGAGCCGGAAATTCCAGGCCCAGCAAACCGCAGTGCAGGGCTTCGGCGAGTTCCGATTGAACCATTTGCGCCCCCCAGAGAATCGGACGCTGGCCTTTGAAGCGTTCCTGAAAAAAACCGCGCATGGCCCCCAGCCCTCGCCGCGAGGACAGCGCCCCGGTGTCGTAGAGGTGCGAGGCCACGCGCAAACCGCAGAACGCACCCTGACAGGCTCCCTTGCCGATCCGACTGCGCTTGCCCAGGAGCTGGAGGTCAGGATCGGGAAAAATGTCGCGGCAGTCTTGCAGTAGGCCGTCCACGGCGCTGGCCGAGACCAACTCGCACTCGCAAAGAATTTCGTCGTCCGAGGCGTGCCCCATGACCCAGACCTTGGCCGAGCGCCCCGGTTCCGTCCAAGAGCAGGCGTCCATGACCGGCAACGGCTCGTCCCTGGTCCGGCAGGCGGCGTTGTTGCCCAGGCGGCCGCAGACCAGGTCAACGGTCTTCTCAGCCATCAACCGATAGGTGGTCAGCTTGCCCCCGACCACGGAACAGAAATTGCCCAATCCGACGTTTTCATGATCAAAAAGCAGGAAGCCCCGGCTTGCGGACCGCCCATCCCGGTCCGCCTCGGAAGAACCGTCGTCCGCGAGGAGCGGGCGAACGCCGCAGTAAGCCCGAACATACCTGGTCGAGGCTAAAATCGGGGCCATTTCCGCGCCGTTGGTCAGGTTGACGTCCACCTCCCGAACAGAGGGCCTGGCCAGATCGGGGTCCGGGATGGTCACGCTGGTGGTTCCCAGGATGGAAACCGTGCCCCCGGGAACGAGAATATCGCCGTCCCCTGGAGTTCTGAGACGATGAATGACCCGCTCGGACAACCGATCGTGCGTCACCAGCAGGGTTCCCTGGGAGCACAGCAGGGGAATCGACGCTCCGACCCTGGAGTTCACAAGTCCGGCAACGCGCCCGGCCCAGGCCCCGGCGGCGTTGATCACCTGGGAGACTTCGACGGTCCGGGTTTCTCCCCGGACCATATCCTTCAAGTGAACCCGGGCAATCCGGCCGCGATCCAGCTCAAAGCCGTCAACCGCGGTCCGGGTCAGCAGGATGCTTCCGGCCAGGGCCTTGGCATGGGCCAGGTTCTCCAGGGAAAGGCGGAACGGGTCCAGGGAGGCGTCGGGCAGGGTGTAGGCGGCGATCAGATTCTCGCTCAGAGCGGGCTCCATGCTCCGGGCATCGGCCGGTGCGACGCTTTGCGTCTGAATCCCCGCGGCCTCGCACCATCCCGGAAAATCCGCGATATACCGCTCGTCGTCCCCGGCCACGGCCACGTAGAGCCCCCCACATTCCTCGATGCATTGGGGGGCCAGACGCTTCAGGAGTTCGTTCTCCTCCCGGCACTCCCTGGCGGAATGAACGTCCCCGGCCACGTACCGCCCCCCGCTGTGCAGCAACCCGTGATTGCCCCCGGAGGCCCCGGAATTGATGTCCCCGCGTTCGACGACCACGGAGGAAACTCCCCGCAAGGCCAAATCACGGGCAATCCCCGTGCCCACGGCCCCCGCGCCGATGATCAGTACATCCGTTTGCATCTGTTGCATGGCTCTGGTTATCATGATGTTAAGATGATGAAATGAGCCGTATCTATCCGAGCCGGAGAATATGCACAACCATTGCCTCAGGAAAAGGCCTGGGCTAAGCTTGGGGGCTGAACAACCTGCAGAGCGACGTTTTTCCGTCGAAATACAACGCCATTCTTCAACCGTGAACGGTAAACCATGAACCCGGAACCCTCCTCCACGCTCTCCACCGACATCACCGCCTCCGTCTTTCGACGCCGGGCCCATGAGCTCCTGCCCCGTGACGCCAACTACACCATGTGCCTGGCCTGCGGCCTGTGCTCCTCCGGGTGCCCCGCGTCCGGCCTGGCGGACATGGATCCCCGCAAATTCGTCCGCATGGCCGCCCTGGGCTTGGACGCGGAACTGCTCCAAACCCCCTGGGTCTGGATGTGCACGATGTGCAAGCGCTGCCAGCACGTCTGCCCGATGAACATCGACATCCCCAGCCTGATCTACCACGCCCGGACCTGCTGGCCCAGGGACACGCGCCCCAAAGGCGTTGTCGCCTCCTGCGACCAGTCCCTGCGCACCAAAACCGGCTCGGCCATGGGCGCCAGCCCGGAGGATTTTGAATTCGTGGTCGGCGATGTTCTGGAAGAGGTGCATGCGGCCCAAAAGGGCTTTGAGCGGCTGCGGGCCCCCATGAACAAGCCGGATTCCTTCTTCTTCCTGAACCAGAATTCCCGGGAACCCATGACCGAGCCGGATGAAATGGTCCCGCTCTGGAAAATCCTGGACCATGTCGGCGCGGACTGGACGTACGGTTCTTTGGGCTGGGCCGCGGAGAACTACTGCATGTTCGCGGCGGACGACGCGGCCTGGGAGCGCATCGTCCGGGAGAAGGTCAAGGCCGTGGAGGAGCTGGGGGCCAAGGTCTGGCTGAACACGGAGTGAGGCCACGAATTCTACGCAGTCCGGGTCGGGCTGCAAAAATTCAGCATCACCCCGAACTTTCGCCTGGAGAGCATCATCACCTGGTACGCCCGCTGGATCCGGGAGGGCAAGCTACCCGTGA
Above is a window of Desulfonatronum sp. SC1 DNA encoding:
- the glpB gene encoding glycerol-3-phosphate dehydrogenase subunit GlpB is translated as MNDMMQCDLAIIGTGIAGMAAAVFAANRGLSVVQAGSTGALAYTSGVFDLLGALPSETEGGRPTVVRKPFAAMADLFRIEPGHPYAGVPAEEILAAFAEVSAFLADIGLPYKTGGDDNYRLPSPAGTVKHSWCVPETALAGCLALERKQPALIVALHGLKGFSSRQIAANLAEVWPGLQPVSVAMPGHTGGELYPEQAARMLETASARKALAEVVAPHVHGVEAVGFPAVLGMHRPGDVTRDLAERLGVPVFEIPTMPPGVPGIRLKEAFESALPERGVALFCQQKMSGIVPGPDDPFVLRITGQPVEREVRAAKVLLCSGRFLGGGLAARRDRGIVETVFDLAVRQPESRSGWHRQDYFDPRGHPVHRTGLAVDQQFRPLAEDGRPVHPGLHAAGSILAHQDWIRMKCGAGVAIATAYKAVEAVRQGLGNI
- the glpA gene encoding anaerobic glycerol-3-phosphate dehydrogenase subunit A, coding for MQQMQTDVLIIGAGAVGTGIARDLALRGVSSVVVERGDINSGASGGNHGLLHSGGRYVAGDVHSARECREENELLKRLAPQCIEECGGLYVAVAGDDERYIADFPGWCEAAGIQTQSVAPADARSMEPALSENLIAAYTLPDASLDPFRLSLENLAHAKALAGSILLTRTAVDGFELDRGRIARVHLKDMVRGETRTVEVSQVINAAGAWAGRVAGLVNSRVGASIPLLCSQGTLLVTHDRLSERVIHRLRTPGDGDILVPGGTVSILGTTSVTIPDPDLARPSVREVDVNLTNGAEMAPILASTRYVRAYCGVRPLLADDGSSEADRDGRSASRGFLLFDHENVGLGNFCSVVGGKLTTYRLMAEKTVDLVCGRLGNNAACRTRDEPLPVMDACSWTEPGRSAKVWVMGHASDDEILCECELVSASAVDGLLQDCRDIFPDPDLQLLGKRSRIGKGACQGAFCGLRVASHLYDTGALSSRRGLGAMRGFFQERFKGQRPILWGAQMVQSELAEALHCGLLGLEFPAPESPEVELSHE
- a CDS encoding (Fe-S)-binding protein, encoding MTASVFRRRAHELLPRDANYTMCLACGLCSSGCPASGLADMDPRKFVRMAALGLDAELLQTPWVWMCTMCKRCQHVCPMNIDIPSLIYHARTCWPRDTRPKGVVASCDQSLRTKTGSAMGASPEDFEFVVGDVLEEVHAAQKGFERLRAPMNKPDSFFFLNQNSREPMTEPDEMVPLWKILDHVGADWTYGSLGWAAENYCMFAADDAAWERIVREKVKAVEELGAKVWLNTEUGHEFYAVRVGLQKFSITPNFRLESIITWYARWIREGKLPVTSDWNRDLGIKFTVQDPCQLVRKSLGDDIANDLRFVVKSVVGPENFVEMYPSKSNNYCCGGGGGALQAGFPEARRAYGLRKRDQILATGATYCIAPCHNCHSQIHDLADHFGHDWHTVHLWTLICLSLGMLGENERAYLGGDLKGLGVLTTGLREQN